The genome window GGCGCCGATGCTGGCGAGCAGGTGCGCTGGCGCGCGCTCAATGCCTGCATCCTGTTCGTGCCGATGCTCGACGGCAAGGCGCTGCTGACGGTGGAAAGCCTGGCGGTCGGCGGCGCGCTGCATGCCGTGCAGCAGGAACTGGTGCAGCGCCACGGCTCGCAGTGCGGCTTCTGCACGCCCGGCTTCGTGATGTCGCTGTACGCGCGCAGCATCGGCGCGCTGGGCACCGGCCAGGCGGCCGTGGCCGACGTGCTCGCCGGCAACCTGTGCCGCTGCACCGGCTATGGCCCGATCCTGGACGCCGGCGCGGCGGTGCCGCCGGCGCCGCGCGACGATGCGGCCACGCTGGCCGGCCTGCGCGCGCTGCGCCGCACCGCCGCGCTGGCGCAGCCCCAGGCCGATGCCGCCACCGGGCGCGCGCGTCGCGCCAGCACGCCACGCAGCGCCGACGCGCTTGCCGCCTTGCTGCTGCAGCGCCCCGACGCGCGCCTGGTCGCGGGCGCGACCGACGTCGGCCTGTGGGTGACCAAGCAGCAGCGCGTGCTCGAGGACGTGGTGTTCATCGGCGACATCCCCGAGCTGCGCCGGCTGCAGGACACGGCGGACGGGCTGCGCATCGGCGCCTGCGTGCGCTACAGCGAGGCGCAGGCCGCGCTGGCGGCGCTGCACCCGGCGCTGGGCGAGCTGCTGCGGCGCATCGGCGGGACCCAGGTGCGCAATGCCGGCACCATCGGCGGCAACATCGCCAACGGCTCGCCGATCGGCGACATGCCGCCGGCGCTGATCGCGCTCGGCGCCCGCCTGACCCTGCGCCGCGGCGACGTGCGGCGCACGTTGCCGCTGGAGGACTTCTTCCTGGCCTACGGCCGCCAGGCGCTGCAGCCGGGCGAGTTCGTCGAGCACGTGGACGTGCCGCGGCCGCCCGCGGACCTGCTGTACCGCGTGGACAAGCTGAGCAAGCGCTTCGACAGCGACATCTCCGCGGTCTGCGGCGCGTTCGCGCTGCGCATCGGCGACGGCACGGTGCGCCAGGCGCGCATCGCCTTCGGCGGCATGGCCGGCACGCCGCAACGCGCGCGCGGCGCCGAGCAGGCCCTGCTCGGGCAGCCATGGAACGCGGCCACGGTCGAGGCCGCCGCCGCGGCATTGGCGCAGGACTTCCAACCGCTCAGCGATGTGCGTGGTTCGGCCGGGTACCGCCTGGGGGTCGCGGCGAACCTGCTGCGGCGGCTGTGGATCGGCCACGCGCATCCGCACGAGCCGCTGTCGGTGCTGGAGCTGGCCGATGGCTGACGGTCCGACCGCCGCTCCCGCCGCCGCGTCCTTGCAGGTGCACCGCGCGCTGCGCCACGACAGCGCGCCGGCGCATGTCAGCGGCCAGGCGCGCTACATCGACGACCTGCCCGAACCGCCCGGGCTGCTGCACCTGGCGTTCGGCCTGAGCGACCACCCGCATGCGCGGCTGCTGCGCCTGGACCTGGCGCCGGTGCGCGCGGCGCCGGGCGTGGTGGCGGTGTTCGCCGCCGCCGACATTCCCGGCGAGAACAATGTCGCCCCGGTCGCGCACGACGACCCGCTGTTCGCTCGCGACACGGTGCTCTACCACGGCCAGCCGCTGTTCGTGGTCGCCGCCGACAGCCATGCCGCGGCGCGGCGCGCGGCGCGCCTGGCGCGGGTCGAGTACGCGCCGCTGCCGGCGCTGCTGAGCATCGCCGCGGCGCGCGCGGCCGGCGCGGTGCTGGAGCCGGCGCAGCGCATGGCCCGCGGCGGCGACGTCGATGCGGCCCTGGCCGCGGCGCCGCGGCGCTGCAGCGGCGCGCTGGAGATCGGCGGGCAGGAGCATTTCTACCTGGAAGGCCAGATCGCCGTGGCCCTGCCCGGTGAACAGGGCCAACTGCACGTGCTGTCCTCGACCCAGCATCCGAGCGAGGTGCAGCACCTGATCGCGGCGCTGCTCGGCCTGGACAGCGCCGACGTGACCGTGGAAGTGCGGCGCATGGGCGGTGCGTTCGGCGGCAAGGAGACCCAGGCGGCGGCG of Xanthomonas sacchari contains these proteins:
- the xdhA gene encoding xanthine dehydrogenase small subunit, translating into MDTVRFLLDGQVMELDAGDPTASVLDLLRYRLGRTGSKEGCAEGDCGACTVLVGELADGDGADAGEQVRWRALNACILFVPMLDGKALLTVESLAVGGALHAVQQELVQRHGSQCGFCTPGFVMSLYARSIGALGTGQAAVADVLAGNLCRCTGYGPILDAGAAVPPAPRDDAATLAGLRALRRTAALAQPQADAATGRARRASTPRSADALAALLLQRPDARLVAGATDVGLWVTKQQRVLEDVVFIGDIPELRRLQDTADGLRIGACVRYSEAQAALAALHPALGELLRRIGGTQVRNAGTIGGNIANGSPIGDMPPALIALGARLTLRRGDVRRTLPLEDFFLAYGRQALQPGEFVEHVDVPRPPADLLYRVDKLSKRFDSDISAVCGAFALRIGDGTVRQARIAFGGMAGTPQRARGAEQALLGQPWNAATVEAAAAALAQDFQPLSDVRGSAGYRLGVAANLLRRLWIGHAHPHEPLSVLELADG